TGTAGATAAGATCTGGTTAGGCCCTATATTCATTACATAACTTCATCATCAATGCTATTGAGGTATTGTTATAACTAGGGAGTGGATTTAAATGTTCTAAACAACAAGAAAAATGTCTTTTCTCCAATGTATGAAATGAAATTTGGCTTGGAAACCAATATATTAGgacattcagaaaaaaatgcattttgcaTTGAAATCCGCTCTctagttataacattttaagtgttattaaggggattcgataccttggttttctatttttgtcgaacacacgcgtgacatagtattttagacatgttttttgccaaacataccaattgatctaataaagcgataagaattctgaaaacctatttgaatttgtcatcaagtctacttgaaatcgactttcccagaattttgttattatcccccaaattcctaaaaatgtcataataaaaaaaatatttaaaaattgttctattTCAATTTTCgaagaagttaaaataaaaaatcaaaaatatgggAAAGTCAATTTTTAGTAGACTTgatgacaaattcaaatttgtttttagaattattatcgcttcattagatcaattggtttgttggcaaaaaacacatctaaaatactatgtcgcaaGTGTggtagacaaaaacagaaaaccaCGGTATTGAATCCTCTTAAATATCACTACATTCATTTGGGCAAATAATATTGTCTTGTTTTTCCATATATTCCGTATGATATGGTAATACACGCGgtattagacaaaaacagaaaatcacggtatcgaatccccttagttattattatcaacaacctattatttatagtcgaattattaatttcaattttacttAAGTcacaaatcattttaaattacagtaaaaggtaataggtatcaatattaaattgtaatggtAGTAAATATAACccaaataattacttatttttaataagtattagatgtgttatgattttttattttgatacaactattttaaagaaatatattgaaaattaataaaaataattcccTATTTTACAATGTcactgtattaatttaattcaaattgaaaattattcagTTTGTAATAGTTTTACCAAATTATCTACccaattaaagaataattatcaaaatattaaccctttgattaatattgacatttatttacataatttggtTTGTATGTTCTACTGAGAAATGACATATACATAAGCGTGAGGCAGGGAAGCGGCTGCCTTCACATGCAAGATTTTCCCCTCCCACAAGATCTTCGATTAACGTACTTATAGTacattgttttttgaaaatatttgcagTATGCAATCTcaaaatagtaggtaaataatacaattatattgtatttatcaattaccgtacagtattatattatatatttttaatgataactgataaggcAGCTTCAACTTTGGTTACTGGTTTGTTCTGTGACAATACCGACTTCTTATATGGTACCTAGCGTCTTAGCTAACCATAAATCAGTCCTTAAATCCTACAAATGTATTGAACAATAAATGTGAAGAACGAATAAAATTGTTCACTAGTTGTGATACACAGAATATATTTCCTAGTGTCTTCATAGCTTTAAAGATATTTGTTGCCATACCAATGACAAGTTGTACCTATGAAAGATCCTCCTCAAaactaaatattgttaaaacaaaattgcGAATTACTAGGGGTCATGAAAGATTAGATGGACTTAGAAATATGTTTATTGAACAGCATCAAGCATAATATAGTGTTAATTACGAAGAAGTCATAGacgtttttaagttattaaaccCTACCGTCAAAAGACGCATGGAACTtaagtgaaatatattattttaaaggttaagtatttaaattttaaattatgttttctttttagtggttttttaaagacgttattattattaaaaattactgaTTGAAAAAACTGTTGTGGTATTTGTATGTTTAGACTAAACGTAAAGTCCGCATAGAGAAATTTActaagaaatttattatttaggtttaATGAACTATAATACTACACTCATGAGGGAGGAGGAGTACAGACGCCTAGACCTTTTCAGCTATACGGTATTGCCACCCCTGTCAAGATGATATGCGCACGCTTATGgacatatatttatgtaatcatGGGTTATGATATGGTTATGTTATTTAGTGATTGtacttaaactttaaaatatatattagccATAAAGATGTAAATTCAgatattgtcaataataaatttaggCAATATCATTGGAGACTAGTATtgacattttaggaaacaatgATAATCTGTAATAATTTACATCATCGTTTACATTCTTAGACATTCATGATAATGActaagtaatatataaatatttcatcattatttgaTACAGTTATTGTTCTGCggtaatacattatttagtatggctaggaaatattattattaacttaaaaaaaaatgtattatcattattaaccAGTAATTCACCAAAATTACTTAACATCAACATTGCagctaacataatattatacaaataataaacataaaattaaatatgtactgCCATCTGAAAATGTATGTCTTTCCTACCGACCATGATATGTACATAGCGTAAATTTACATCATTACttcgttaaattttaaatgtattattttattttttttaaataaaatcacttattaaaaataacacattcATAAAATGGgttaagttcataaaagaatgaatagaattgaataaaaagtaaatttgttgAGAATACCATATTTAAAAAGGTATTTTTTCTGTTATCCCGACTTCCACGAGTCTCAAATCCGTTATCCTAACTACCGGCCAATACCGCGACTACCAACTCAATTCTGACTACCAATCCAATACTATTATACCAGTCAGACTTTATAGTTCCCAGTAACAACGTAGTTAATAGTGGTTACCCTGTGACCAACTTGAGGTGGTGTTCTAGTAGCAAGTCGAAggatattttggtttttttagtCCGAGCGCAGCGCAGCAAGCGAGTGGCCACGCGGGCATCACTGTAAATAGTTTACGTTCtttgaagtttaattttttcaagagAAAGCTTTTCAAGATCTTCCCTAACTTACaagattgtaaattatttacagtgaTGCCCGAGTGACCACTCACTCGCTGAGCTGCGctaggacaaaaaaaaaaacgaaaaaaatcccTCGACTTGCTATGCAACATCACCTCAAGTTGGCCAAAGCCCACAGGGTAACCACCGGCAACCATGTTGTTACAGGGAACTATAAATTCTGGCTGGTATAGTATCGAGTTGGTAGTTGAGATAACGgaaaatacctttaaaaatataaatgaaatattttatactaaccgAAAAACCATAATAAATATTCCTGGCACCACCTCGTCCGCCACCGAATATGTATATTCTGCCCTTGTAAAATACCACTTCATGTCGATATCTAGGTTCAGGTTCTTGGCCTTCCCCTAGTGACTTATGTAATAACTCCCATTTTCTTGTACTCAGATCGAATCGATGAACATCCATCTCATACTCGTAACCAGATGTGCCaccaattgaataaatatatttaccatccATTACAACACCTTGTCCATATAATGGTAACGGAACATCTCCAGACACTTCTAACTCTTCAAAGCTCATTCCATTTTCTTTATACTCATTGGCTAAATTTCCTAgaatcattaaaattgtataataattttactaacgTTTATCATTAATGTAAGTTATGTCATTGAAATCTTACCCAAGTACATGCGGTTGCTACAAAATGCTCCAAATGGAACTCCAGTACCTCCATATATAATGATTATGTTACCAGATAGTGTAACTGAACTAGATGCTAATTCTTGAGGAACATTCTGGCACTTAATTATTTTCCATTCACCTAAATCAAAACAATACTTCCAAAGCTCCCGCATAGCTGATGACACTCTTTGACCAAGAACATCCTATAAGTACACATTGATTATGGTTTATACCCTTAAGAGAATGTCAGTAAGATgggttacaatataattatataaacatggGCAACCAAAAGATAAtcaacagtaaaataatttccattttaaaAGCAGAACACTGTTCaacttaaaagaaataattataaatattgagaaTTCGCAGTAATttgtattaagaaaaaaaaatgtgtctaaCGTTTGTTTGAGGATTGAAACCTCCATACGAGAATAAATAGGCATTATTGCACACCACACGATGTCCACTTCTCGCTAATGGACATTGCTGTGGATCAAGATTTTTCTTTAATACAGTGAACTGAAACGGTTTGAATTTGTATGTTGAAATGCTATTATTCGACATTTTTCACTGCATAACacctatttaaaacataaaaagtaattattcaTTTGGCCAGGATGATTAAAGAATTTACATAATGTACATTTGTGTCTGTACACACTGaatagttaatttaaagtaCAGGGATGAATTAATTGCTCGTATTTTAAAGGTGTatgaaaatatagaaatacaaaaaataagaaactgataatatattgtaagcCACATAAGAcagagtttaataataatatggacagGGTTGAATCTAGGGTGGAAACCTTCATCCATGggcgtaatatttttaaaattattttaggtgtaaattgtatatttaatttttcttttatagt
The Metopolophium dirhodum isolate CAU chromosome 7, ASM1992520v1, whole genome shotgun sequence DNA segment above includes these coding regions:
- the LOC132948113 gene encoding kelch domain-containing protein 10-like is translated as MSNNSISTYKFKPFQFTVLKKNLDPQQCPLARSGHRVVCNNAYLFSYGGFNPQTNDVLGQRVSSAMRELWKYCFDLGEWKIIKCQNVPQELASSSVTLSGNIIIIYGGTGVPFGAFCSNRMYLGNLANEYKENGMSFEELEVSGDVPLPLYGQGVVMDGKYIYSIGGTSGYEYEMDVHRFDLSTRKWELLHKSLGEGQEPEPRYRHEVVFYKGRIYIFGGGRGGARNIYYGFSKIHMFDVATKQWQFLPAKHDHRVPKPGYPNNRSCHSCVQCPEKSNLVYICGGFDGFRSFKDVWRFDFDTLQWEKLTKCIMPRPVYFHSTAVTPSGRMCCYGGIVSDDDIDVRGGRSNDITSAWIMIPKLKVICWEAMVYYFKEQMLESSDECLKKIGLPQEYYERIIEARKIC